The following proteins come from a genomic window of Malus domestica chromosome 02, GDT2T_hap1:
- the LOC103411499 gene encoding uncharacterized protein, with product MGVDYYSVLKVNKNATEDDIKKAYRKLAMKWHPDKNPNDKKEAEARFKQISEAYEVLSDPQKRQVYDQDGEEGLKDIPPPGSGGFSYGGGSKGFNPRNAEDIFAEFFGSSPFGFGSSGPGKSMRFSSDGGGTFGAFGGGGENIFRSYSEGVTPKKPQAVESKLPCSLEELYSGSTRKMKISRSVIDANGRQVTEQEILTIDVKPGWKKGTKITFPDKGNEQLGHLPADLVFVIDEKPHSTYKRDGNDLIVNKKVTLADALGGTTVNLTTLDGRDLSIPVTDIVNPGYELVVAREGMPIAKERGNRGDLKIIFEIRFPTRLTPDQRAGLKRTLAG from the exons atgggggTGGATTATTACAGTGTATTGAAGGTGAACAAGAATGCTACAGAAGATGATATAAAGAAGGCGTATAGGAAGCTGGCCATGAAATGGCACCCGGACAAGAACCCTAATGACAAAAAAGAAGCAGAAGCCAGATTCAAGCAGATCTCTGAGGCTTATGAG GTGTTGAGTGATCCTCAGAAAAGACAAGTTTATGATCAGGATGGTGAAGAAGGTTTGAAAGATATCCCACCACCTGGAAGTGGTGGATTCTCATATGGAGGTGGATCCAAGGGATTTAATCCTAGGAACGCGGAGGACATTTTTGCAGAATTCTTCGGAAGTAGTCCTTTCGGATTTGGATCATCAGGACCTGGGAAATCCATGAGGTTTTCATCCGATGGAGGGGGGACGTTCGGGGCATTTGGTGGCggtggtgaaaatatttttcgaTCATATAGTGAAGGTGTCACGCCAAAGAAACCACAAGCAGTTGAGAGCAAATTGCCATGCAGCCTTGAGGAGCTGTATTCTGGATCAAcgaggaagatgaagatatCAAGGAGTGTGATTGATGCAAATGG ACGCCAAGTGACGGAACAAGAAATATTGACGATTGATGTGAAGCCAGGATGGAAGAAGGGAACCAAGATTACATTCCCAGATAAAGGAAACGAGCAGCTAGGTCACCTGCCGGCAGACCTTGTCTTTGTGATCGATGAGAAACCACACAGCACTTACAAGAGAGATGGCAATGACCTCATTGTGAACAAAAAGGTGACATTGGCCGACGCATTGGGCGGAACCACGGTGAACTTAACCACGCTTGATGGTCGTGATTTATCAATTCCGGTGACTGACATTGTGAACCCGGGCTACGAGCTTGTCGTTGCCAGGGAAGGTATGCCAATAGCAAAGGAGCGTGGGAATAGGGGTGATTTGAAGATCATATTTGAGATCAGGTTCCCTACAAGACTGACCCCAGACCAAAGAGCTGGACTTAAACGAACATTGGCAGGTTGA
- the LOC103411490 gene encoding E3 ubiquitin-protein ligase DIS1-like has translation MASSSPFFDDIRTKSEVVDSPQSEDMLDVGESVNDATLKTLKPNVMVSSNVRELLECPVCLNAMYPPIHQCSNGHTLCSACKPRVHNRCPTCRHELGNIRCLALEKVAASLELPCKYQNFGCMGIYPYYSKLKHESQCLHRPYNCPYAGSECTVVGDIPYLVAHLKDDHKVDMHNGSTFNHRYVKSNPQEVENATWMLTVFSCFNQYFCLHFEAFQLGMAPVYIAFLRFMGDDNEAKNYSYSLEVGGNGRKMIWQGVPRSIRDSHRKVRDSFDGLIIQRNMALFFSGVDRKELKLRVTGRIWKEQ, from the exons ATGGCATCTAGTAGTCCATTTTTTGATGACATCCGGACCAAATCTGAGGTAGTTGATTCTCCACAAAGTGAAGACATGCTGGATGTTGGAGAAAGTGTCAATGATGCTACTTTAAAGACCCTAAAACCTAATGTGATGGTTTCTAGTAATGTCCGTGAGCTGCTGGAGTGCCCTGTGTGCTTAAATGCTATGTACCCCCCAATTCATCAG TGTTCAAATGGTCACACATTATGTTCCGCTTGCAAACCAAGGGTTCACAACCGATGCCCCACTTGCCGGCATGAACTTGGTAATATCAGGTGTCTTGCATTGGAGAAGGTGGCTGCTTCTCTTGAACTTCCATGTAAATACCAGAATTTTGGTTGCATGGGCATATACCCTTATTACAGCAAGCTAAAGCATGAATCTCAGTGTCTCCATAGACCCTACAACTGCCCCTATGCTGGTTCTGAATGCACCGTCGTTGGAGATATTCCTTATCTTGTTGCCCATTTAAAAGATGATCACAAAGTTGACATGCACAATGGCAGCACTTTCAACCATCGCTATGTAAAATCAAATCCACAAGAAGTTGAAAATGCTACTTGGATGCTAACG GTTTTTAGTTGCTTCAATCAGTACTTTTGCCTACATTTTGAAGCTTTCCAGCTCGGAATGGCTCCTGTCTACATAGCATTCTTGCGGTTCATGGGTGATGATAATGAGGCCAAGAACTACAGCTACAGTCTAGAAGTGGGCGGGAATGGGAGGAAGATGATATGGCAGGGGGTGCCCCGTAGCATTAGGGATAGCCACCGGAAGGTTCGTGACAGTTTTGATGGTCTCATTATTCAACGCAATATGGCTCTCTTCTTCTCAGGGGTAGACCGGAAGGAATTGAAGCTTAGGGTGACCGGAAGGATATGGAAGGAACAGTGA